A DNA window from Gigantopelta aegis isolate Gae_Host chromosome 4, Gae_host_genome, whole genome shotgun sequence contains the following coding sequences:
- the LOC121370219 gene encoding putative nuclease HARBI1 — translation MAAVILQRYRERRLLRRNRIFRDRTHPFDVFDDDVIFAKFRFRRQEILAITDDISVDILLSKRMGSLTPLLQVLITLRYFASGSFQDVCGELIGVDQSTVSRTVTRVTDVLLRQVPNHVRLPNGKKQDAIKTKFYDMSGFPNVVGCIDGTQVQIQAPTQNEHEFVNRKGYHSINVQLMCDADLIFINCIAKWPGSVHDSRILRESSLFEDFENNRQPMRGIILGDSGYMLRDWLLTPISNPTTRQERNYNFSHSSTRTAIERAIGVLKRRWHCLRRFRLTPAKACKVIAVCVMLSNRARRLNLDVPDTDSDSDDEPDYEPDYEQASDAHMEEVLPVNNPMIERARLAAGKTARERLINNYFH, via the exons ATGGCTGCTGTCATTCTTCAGCGTTATCGAGAACGCCGATTACTGAGGAGAAACAGAATATTTAGGGACCGAACTCATCCGTTTGATGTTTTTGACGATGATGTCATATTTGCCAAGTTTAGATTTAGAAGACAGGAAATTCTAGCAATCACAGATGACATCAGCGTCGATATTCTATTATCTAAACGGATGGGTTCATTGACCCCTCTTCTGCAAGTGCTAATTACACTTAGATACTTTGCCAGTGGCAGTTTCCAAGACGTTTGTGGGGAGCTTATAGGAGTTGACCAGTCAACCGTAAGCCGAACTGTGACAAGAGTCACCGACGTCTTGCTACGTCAGGTACCAAACCATGTTCGATTAcccaatggaaaaaaacaagatgccataaaaacaaaattttatgaCATGAGTGGATTTCCAAATGTGGTTGGATGCATCGATGGGACtcaagttcaaatacaagctcCTACGCAGAATGAACATGAATTTGTTAACAGGAAAGGCTACCATTCCATCAATGTTCAG CTGATGTGTGACGCAGACCTCATATTCATCAACTGTATTGCGAAATGGCCTGGAAGTGTACATGATTCAAGAATACTACGAGAGTCATCTTTATTCGAAGATTTTGAGAACAATAGGCAGCCCATGAGAGGAATCATCTTAGGAGACAGTGGCTATATGTTGCGTGACTGGTTGTTAACTCCGATTTCTAATCCCACTACACGTCAAGAGAGAAACTACAACTTCAGTCATAGTTCAACACGTACAGCTATCGAACGGGCCATAGGAGTTTTGAAGAGGAGATGGCACTGTCTTCGCAGATTTCGTTTGACTCCTGCCAAGGCATGTAAAGTTATTGCAGTATGTGTTATGCTAAGTAACCGTGCCAGAAGGCTCAACTTAGATGTCCCAGACACAGACAGTGACAGTGACGATGAACCTGACTATGAACCTGACTATGAACAAGCTTCAGATGCCCACATGGAGGAAGTCCTACCTGTAAACAACCCAATGATAGAACGTGCCAGGCTTGCTGCTGGAAAAACTGCCAGAGAGAGattaatcaacaattattttcaCTGA